One Pieris rapae chromosome 7, ilPieRapa1.1, whole genome shotgun sequence genomic window carries:
- the LOC110993804 gene encoding serine protease inhibitor 77Ba — MELKFLFLVGLIPSILCQCSVENAKPQFRRAIFDFSVDLMKRIAEEKESHFIASTLSPWTLLSCISLGATDKTLAELRDVLHLHSHSCFNNKFLDIVNIINSNSSSDVVVERSSVIFTDENLPIKTYFKKTILRKKVSDFQVLSFGNPENAASVINNYVSEATHGSIEEVVAPGDLEEIVMLAIDAIFFKGAWSLPFEKEDTEVSAFYNEKGDQTGDVNLMLVTGNFYQKEVDVIDAIVLELPYGSDERYAALFFLPYPNVSLFSVIDKLKTITLTTIYKLFEAEGKQDVMVQLPRFKTSTNLNNLKELLSDMGLRTMFDSSQASFAKISPYELSVSDFFQKADIEINEEGTTASAVSGAGFISRSLPAKFTAIRPFLYMIIDKEIEVPLFAGAYSKPSVY, encoded by the coding sequence ATGGAgctaaagtttttgtttttggtCGGTTTAATACCTTCAATATTGTGTCAATGTTCAGTTGAAAATGCTAAACCACAATTTAGAAGGGCGATCTTCGATTTCTCCGTGGATTTGATGAAGAGAATAGCCGAAGAGAAAGAAAGTCATTTCATTGCTTCAACTCTTTCACCTTGGACGTTACTATCATGTATATCATTGGGAGCAACAGACAAAACGTTAGCGGAGCTCAGAGACGTTCTCCATCTGCATAGTCATTCTTGCTTTAACAACAAGTTCTTGGACATTGTAAATATCATCAACTCAAATTCCTCTTCGGACGTCGTTGTTGAAAGAAGTTCCGTCATATTTACGGATGaaaacttgcctattaaaacatatttcaaaaaaacaatccTACGTAAAAAAGTAAGTGATTTCCAAGTACTTTCTTTTGGCAATCCTGAAAATGCCGCGTCTGTTATCAACAACTACGTAAGCGAAGCGACGCACGGTTCCATAGAAGAAGTGGTCGCCCCAGGAGACTTGGAAGAGATAGTAATGCTTGCAATTGATGCAATATTCTTTAAAGGTGCATGGAGTCTACCTTTTGAAAAAGAAGATACAGAAGTGAGCGCATTTTATAACGAGAAAGGGGATCAGACTGGAGATGTAAACCTTATGCTTGTTACTGGCAACTTTTACCAAAAAGAAGTAGATGTCATCGACGCTATAGTCTTGGAACTACCTTACGGCAGTGATGAAAGATATGCTGCATTATTCTTTCTCCCATATCCGAATGTTTCACTATTCAGTGTCatagataaattgaaaacaatcacATTGACCACTATATACAAACTGTTCGAAGCGGAAGGAAAGCAAGACGTGATGGTACAGCTACCAAGATTCAAGACAagcacaaatttaaataatctaaaagaGCTCCTGTCAGATATGGGGTTGAGAACTATGTTTGACAGTTCTCAAGCGAGCTTCGCAAAGATCTCTCCTTACGAATTATCAGTTTCAGATTTCTTTCAAAAAGCTGACATAGAGATCAATGAGGAAGGAACAACAGCGAGTGCCGTTAGTGGAGCAGGCTTCATATCAAGAAGTTTACCCGCAAAATTCACAGCAATTAGACCATTCCTTTATATGATAATAGATAAAGAGATTGAAGTACCACTATTCGCCGGTGCATACTCAAAACCAAGTGTTTATTAA
- the LOC110993786 gene encoding uncharacterized protein LOC110993786 isoform X2, which produces MQAAHIDDCAPIYMYLHSTIYETQVVKSNATFNAFVVPDLPELTDDLVPVSMTRKLELEDDMKEYWGFYLLKGSTVTVSACCRWPGASLIMIKGYKHLQECAYIGDDSSEELDELLEAHQLGLMNNATLWEKIMQLKKEDGKANDPEAMKRHKAGVSFHDPSHISNVTSSAGVPDIDVTDHDPKELQAILEHLHALRQAAKNEALKHYHPPSHLMSLPSLHRHRDTNVDKDERQWISFKDIDGNSSISATEKTELDSSIINSSHVNSNLNSTTDYSIIINTTQIKNDSIDTESMKVNNSKEISNDEDKMNDKQQESENDAESSKEVFLEVLNRLQALGDRGKRVLVRLHESMGVEKKDKDIPDVNRVMSAVRGSDEELERLRKVLVEAIDEEKTRPQRQEKRRVAREDARTKRQLMLGQIELTQQLNADDEARDYAAEEGLSPDGYAEHHQTVNETTPFDMSNSEFWSSFSSSEEALLECEGLILNLPLTPHRECHDGADTLVAARANALTYRVPANGYYFFVFNSENEVQKNFIKARFDLQKTRYDVARTTLRECRNKTDRCDLPLDIFSSQKVVLELPLRNNDSLWNEQFVIISECEPRTSVYIVCVLAVPVLIMIFAFQ; this is translated from the exons ATGCAGGCTGCTCATATTGATGATTGTGCTCCCATCTATATGTATCTTCACTCCACTATATATGAA ACACAAGTAGTAAAATCGAATGCTACATTCAACGCGTTCGTCGTCCCTGATCTCCCAGAGTTGACTGATGACCTAGTTCCTGTTTCAATGACACGGAAGCTTGAATTGGAGGATGATATGAAGGAGTACTGGGGCTTTTACCTGCTCAAGGGATCTACTGTGACTGTATCAGCCTGTTGCAG ATGGCCAGGTGCATCacttataatgataaaagGCTACAAACACCTGCAGGAATGCGCGTACATTGGCGACGACTCGTCTGAAGAACTTGACGAACTACTCGAAGCACACCAACTTGGACTCATGAATAACGCCACGCTCTGGGAAAAGATAATGCAGCTGAAAAAAGAAGATGGAAAAGCTAATGATCCTG AAGCAATGAAGCGTCACAAGGCTGGTGTAAGTTTTCACGATCCCTCCCACATCAGTAACGTTACATCATCTGCAGGCGTCCCAGACATCGATGTTACTGACCACGATCCTAAA GAATTACAAGCAATACTGGAGCACCTACATGCACTACGTCAGGCAGCAAAAAACGAAGCCCTAAAACACTATCATCCACCATCACACCTTATGTCTCTTCCTAGTTTACATCGTCACAGAGACACCAATGTAGATAAGGATGAAAGACAATGGATCTCTTTTAAAG aTATTGATGGGAACTCAAGTATCTCAGCGACAGAAAAGACTGAATTAGATAGTAGTATTATTAACAGTTCACACGTTAATAGTAATCTAAATAGCACCACAgattatagtattataataaatacaactcaaataaaaaatgatagcATAGATACCGAATCTATGAAAGTTAATAATTCTaaagaaatatcaaatgaTGAAGATAAAATGAACGATAAACAACAAGAATCCGAG aATGATGCAGAGAGTTCGAAGGAAGTGTTCCTTGAAGTTCTAAATCGTCTTCAAGCGCTCGGAGATAGGGGAAAGAGAGTTCTCGTGAGACTACACGAGAGTATGGGAGTAGAAAAGAAAGATAag gaTATCCCAGACGTGAATCGAGTAATGTCAGCGGTGAGAGGGAGTGACGAAGAACTAGAACGTCTCCGGAAGGTGCTGGTAGAAGCCATTGATGAGGAGAAGACTAGACCTCAAAGACAGG AAAAACGTCGAGTCGCTCGTGAAGATGCAAGAACTAAACGCCAGCTGATGCTGGGTCAAATAGAACTCACCCAGCAACTCAATGCAGACGATGAAGCTAGGGACTATGCTGCTGAGGAG GGTTTGTCCCCAGATGGCTACGCAGAGCATCATCAGACAGTGAACGAAACGACACCATTTGACATGTCCAATTCCGAATTTTGGTCTTCATTCTCCAGTAGTGAAGAAGCTTTATTGGAATGTGAAGGTCTGATTCTTAATCTTCCACTTACACCTCATCGTGAGTGCCACGACGGAGCTGACACGTTGGTTGCAGCTAGGGCTAATGCGCTTACTTACAG AGTCCCAGCAAACGGCTATTACTTCTTCGTCTTTAATTCAGAGAATGAAGTCCAAAAAAACTTCATCAAAGCTCGCTTCGACCTTCAGAAGACCAGATATGATGTCGCCAGGACCACGCTTAGGGAGTGCAGAAATAAGACTGATAGATGTGATCTTCCACTTGATATATTTTCCTCACAAaag GTAGTCCTTGAGCTGCCCCTTCGAAACAATGACTCTCTTTGGAACGAACAATTTGTGATAATATCGGAATGTGAACCCCGGACTTCGGTCTACATTGTGTGCGTACTTGCTGTACCTGTGCTTATTATGATATTTGCATTTCAATGA
- the LOC110993806 gene encoding serine protease inhibitor 77Ba-like — translation MIFILFLSIICPLLCYGCQFHCSRDFAMVSLKRPTYDFSVRILDRVSQETGGHFVFSPISTWLQLMTLAEGAKGPTADEIWKVTRYHRRKCFRRKYREIFNLMDEELLPMTKRSSTIVVNKLLNVKKKFTNEVMKSKETRVLSIDFYDTVGAAEKVNDIIKTNMDQVIEEGLYQDDFNLTVLLFVDTAYFRSDWQAPFNPVYTSRESFYSEENKRIGEVKLMTQIGYFNVTDVSYVNARVLELPFSLEGRVSILILLPMEGSVKDMYYKLKDIRLTTIYSLFKLTGPVLVSVKLPRFKITTNLVNIPELLYDMGVKRVFYPNLADLSGISDYMTHASIMTQISDIEITEKGVNASSMAESLISNPYTKEEFVANRPFAYLIVDRKTDIILFAGMYSNPSIY, via the coding sequence AtgatattcatattatttttgtctataatttgCCCTTTGCTCTGTTATGGATGTCAATTTCATTGCAGTCGAGACTTTGCCATGGTTAGCTTAAAGCGCCCGACCTATGACTTCTCGGTTCGCATTTTAGATCGTGTCTCACAAGAAACTGGTGGCCATTTCGTTTTTTCTCCTATATCTACATGGCTACAGTTAATGACGCTTGCCGAAGGTGCAAAAGGGCCTACAGCAGATGAAATATGGAAGGTAACCAGATACCACAGAAGGAAATGCTTTCGTAGAAAATATCGagaaatctttaatttaatggATGAGGAACTACTGCCAATGACAAAAAGATCCAGTACCATCGTAGTTAATAAACTcttaaatgtgaaaaaaaaatttacaaatgaaGTGATGAAAAGTAAGGAAACAAGAGTGCtttcaatagatttttatgatacagttGGTGCAGCTGAGAAAGTTaacgatattattaaaacaaatatggaTCAAGTTATCGAGGAGGGATTGTATCaagatgattttaatttaactgtgTTGTTATTTGTTGACACAGCGTACTTCAGAAGTGACTGGCAGGCACCATTCAACCCAGTATACACTTCAAGAGAATCATTCTATTCGGaagaaaataaacgtattgGTGAAGTTAAACTGATGACACAAATTGGATACTTCAACGTAACTGATGTCTCATATGTGAATGCGAGGGTCTTAGAACTACCTTTTAGTCTAGAAGGCAGAGtatcaattttaatactaCTACCAATGGAGGGTTCTGTAAAAGATATGTATTACAAATTGAAAGACATTCGATTGACGAccatatatagtttatttaaattaacaggcCCTGTGTTGGTGTCTGTAAAACTGCCAAGGTTTAAAATAACTACGAACTTGGTAAATATACCTGAATTGTTATATGATATGGGCGTTAAGAGAGTATTTTACCCAAATTTGGCTGATTTAAGCGGGATAAGTGATTATATGACGCATGCTTCAATAATGACTCAAATATCTGATATAGAAATAACAGAAAAGGGTGTGAATGCCAGTTCTATGGCCGAGTCTCTCATATCCAATCCGTACACAAAAGAAGAATTTGTCGCTAATCGTCCATTTGCTTATTTAATAGTTGATAGGAaaactgatattattttattcgctGGTATGTACAGTAATCcgtctatttattaa
- the LOC110993786 gene encoding uncharacterized protein LOC110993786 isoform X3 produces the protein MTRKLELEDDMKEYWGFYLLKGSTVTVSACCRWPGASLIMIKGYKHLQECAYIGDDSSEELDELLEAHQLGLMNNATLWEKIMQLKKEDGKANDPEAMKRHKAGVSFHDPSHISNVTSSAGVPDIDVTDHDPKELQAILEHLHALRQAAKNEALKHYHPPSHLMSLPSLHRHRDTNVDKDERQWISFKDIDGNSSISATEKTELDSSIINSSHVNSNLNSTTDYSIIINTTQIKNDSIDTESMKVNNSKEISNDEDKMNDKQQESENDAESSKEVFLEVLNRLQALGDRGKRVLVRLHESMGVEKKDKDIPDVNRVMSAVRGSDEELERLRKVLVEAIDEEKTRPQRQEKRRVAREDARTKRQLMLGQIELTQQLNADDEARDYAAEEGLSPDGYAEHHQTVNETTPFDMSNSEFWSSFSSSEEALLECEGLILNLPLTPHRECHDGADTLVAARANALTYRVPANGYYFFVFNSENEVQKNFIKARFDLQKTRYDVARTTLRECRNKTDRCDLPLDIFSSQKVVLELPLRNNDSLWNEQFVIISECEPRTSVYIVCVLAVPVLIMIFAFQ, from the exons ATGACACGGAAGCTTGAATTGGAGGATGATATGAAGGAGTACTGGGGCTTTTACCTGCTCAAGGGATCTACTGTGACTGTATCAGCCTGTTGCAG ATGGCCAGGTGCATCacttataatgataaaagGCTACAAACACCTGCAGGAATGCGCGTACATTGGCGACGACTCGTCTGAAGAACTTGACGAACTACTCGAAGCACACCAACTTGGACTCATGAATAACGCCACGCTCTGGGAAAAGATAATGCAGCTGAAAAAAGAAGATGGAAAAGCTAATGATCCTG AAGCAATGAAGCGTCACAAGGCTGGTGTAAGTTTTCACGATCCCTCCCACATCAGTAACGTTACATCATCTGCAGGCGTCCCAGACATCGATGTTACTGACCACGATCCTAAA GAATTACAAGCAATACTGGAGCACCTACATGCACTACGTCAGGCAGCAAAAAACGAAGCCCTAAAACACTATCATCCACCATCACACCTTATGTCTCTTCCTAGTTTACATCGTCACAGAGACACCAATGTAGATAAGGATGAAAGACAATGGATCTCTTTTAAAG aTATTGATGGGAACTCAAGTATCTCAGCGACAGAAAAGACTGAATTAGATAGTAGTATTATTAACAGTTCACACGTTAATAGTAATCTAAATAGCACCACAgattatagtattataataaatacaactcaaataaaaaatgatagcATAGATACCGAATCTATGAAAGTTAATAATTCTaaagaaatatcaaatgaTGAAGATAAAATGAACGATAAACAACAAGAATCCGAG aATGATGCAGAGAGTTCGAAGGAAGTGTTCCTTGAAGTTCTAAATCGTCTTCAAGCGCTCGGAGATAGGGGAAAGAGAGTTCTCGTGAGACTACACGAGAGTATGGGAGTAGAAAAGAAAGATAag gaTATCCCAGACGTGAATCGAGTAATGTCAGCGGTGAGAGGGAGTGACGAAGAACTAGAACGTCTCCGGAAGGTGCTGGTAGAAGCCATTGATGAGGAGAAGACTAGACCTCAAAGACAGG AAAAACGTCGAGTCGCTCGTGAAGATGCAAGAACTAAACGCCAGCTGATGCTGGGTCAAATAGAACTCACCCAGCAACTCAATGCAGACGATGAAGCTAGGGACTATGCTGCTGAGGAG GGTTTGTCCCCAGATGGCTACGCAGAGCATCATCAGACAGTGAACGAAACGACACCATTTGACATGTCCAATTCCGAATTTTGGTCTTCATTCTCCAGTAGTGAAGAAGCTTTATTGGAATGTGAAGGTCTGATTCTTAATCTTCCACTTACACCTCATCGTGAGTGCCACGACGGAGCTGACACGTTGGTTGCAGCTAGGGCTAATGCGCTTACTTACAG AGTCCCAGCAAACGGCTATTACTTCTTCGTCTTTAATTCAGAGAATGAAGTCCAAAAAAACTTCATCAAAGCTCGCTTCGACCTTCAGAAGACCAGATATGATGTCGCCAGGACCACGCTTAGGGAGTGCAGAAATAAGACTGATAGATGTGATCTTCCACTTGATATATTTTCCTCACAAaag GTAGTCCTTGAGCTGCCCCTTCGAAACAATGACTCTCTTTGGAACGAACAATTTGTGATAATATCGGAATGTGAACCCCGGACTTCGGTCTACATTGTGTGCGTACTTGCTGTACCTGTGCTTATTATGATATTTGCATTTCAATGA
- the LOC110993805 gene encoding probable phytanoyl-CoA dioxygenase: MESSTAAKIKAHPNCVDVDNSYYLSAEQKQFYEENGYLVIKQMFDFDELYNFKQHFILIAKGLVDKGNSTVVREPSLVKKGLKGEQAINKIQEIHYDDVFMTYTEHPKLLNVVSQFIGDNIRVMNSMFINKPPGSSFHPPHQDLFYFPFRPAEKIIASWTAVDEVTKDNGCLFIIPHSHKLDHLYAHGHLPDANKLYHGILDKSVFDSSKYVQLEMTPGDTVFFHPLLVHGSGPNLTESYRKSITAHYASGYCQYVDVGGTVQEVVAKDIENEAQRRGFSLTFVDTWRFKSKQVMGARANL; the protein is encoded by the exons atggAATCCTCGACGGCTGCAAAGATTAAGGCTCATCCAAATTG TGTGGATGTAGATAACAGCTATTATTTATCAGCAGaacaaaaacagttttatgaaGAAAATGGGTACCTTGTTATCAAACAGATGTTTGATTTTGATGAATTATACAACTTTAA ACAGCATTTTATTCTCATTGCCAAGGGGCTGGTGGATAAAGGAAATTCAACAGTAGTTCGTGAGCCATCTCTTGTCAAGAAGGGGTTAAAAGGAGAGCAGGCCATTAATAAG atCCAGGAGATCCATTATGATGATGTTTTTATGACTTATACAGAGCATCCAAAACTGTTGAATGTTGTCTCACAGTTCATTGGTGATAACATCCGAGTGATGAACAGTATGTTTATCAATAAACCACCTGGTAGTTCTTTTCACCCACCCCATCAG GACCTATTTTACTTCCCATTTCGACCGGCAGAGAAAATCATAGCATCATGGACAGCTGTTGATGAAGTCACAAAGGATAATGGCTGCCTCTTCATCATACCGCATTCTCACAAGTTGGATCATTTGTATGCACATGGGCATTTGCCG gatgcaaataaattataccacGGTATATTAGACAAGTCGGTGTTTGACAGCAGCAAGTATGTCCAGTTGGAGATGACTCCCGGAGATACAGTGTTCTTTCATCCCTTACTTGTTCATGGATCTGGACCAAATCTTACTGAG TCCTACCGCAAGTCGATAACGGCCCATTACGCCAGCGGTTACTGTCAGTATGTGGACGTGGGTGGGACTGTCCAAGAAGTTGTCGCCAAAGACATTGAGAACGAAGCCCAAAGGAGAGGATTTAGCCTCACTTTTGTG GACACTTGGCGTTTTAAAAGCAAGCAAGTTATGGGAGCGAGAGCAAACCTCTAA
- the LOC110993786 gene encoding uncharacterized protein LOC110993786 isoform X1: MEQELVPLEAGVPKPRPSRQASVPNRSCYKGPIRICRLLILMIVLPSICIFTPLYMKYRVFSGQMYPMSMTDMRLIDGKISPTWCQTQVVKSNATFNAFVVPDLPELTDDLVPVSMTRKLELEDDMKEYWGFYLLKGSTVTVSACCRWPGASLIMIKGYKHLQECAYIGDDSSEELDELLEAHQLGLMNNATLWEKIMQLKKEDGKANDPEAMKRHKAGVSFHDPSHISNVTSSAGVPDIDVTDHDPKELQAILEHLHALRQAAKNEALKHYHPPSHLMSLPSLHRHRDTNVDKDERQWISFKDIDGNSSISATEKTELDSSIINSSHVNSNLNSTTDYSIIINTTQIKNDSIDTESMKVNNSKEISNDEDKMNDKQQESENDAESSKEVFLEVLNRLQALGDRGKRVLVRLHESMGVEKKDKDIPDVNRVMSAVRGSDEELERLRKVLVEAIDEEKTRPQRQEKRRVAREDARTKRQLMLGQIELTQQLNADDEARDYAAEEGLSPDGYAEHHQTVNETTPFDMSNSEFWSSFSSSEEALLECEGLILNLPLTPHRECHDGADTLVAARANALTYRVPANGYYFFVFNSENEVQKNFIKARFDLQKTRYDVARTTLRECRNKTDRCDLPLDIFSSQKVVLELPLRNNDSLWNEQFVIISECEPRTSVYIVCVLAVPVLIMIFAFQ; the protein is encoded by the exons ATGGAGCAAGAGTTAGTACCTTTAGAAG CTGGGGTGCCGAAACCTAGACCATCCAGACAAGCAAGCGTTCCTAATAGATCCTGTTACAAAGGGCCTATAAGAATATGCAGGCTGCTCATATTGATGATTGTGCTCCCATCTATATGTATCTTCACTCCACTATATATGAA gtATCGTGTCTTCTCCGGCCAAATGTATCCTATGAGCATGACAGATATGCGGCTCATTGATGGCAAGATATCACCTACTTGGTGCCAG ACACAAGTAGTAAAATCGAATGCTACATTCAACGCGTTCGTCGTCCCTGATCTCCCAGAGTTGACTGATGACCTAGTTCCTGTTTCAATGACACGGAAGCTTGAATTGGAGGATGATATGAAGGAGTACTGGGGCTTTTACCTGCTCAAGGGATCTACTGTGACTGTATCAGCCTGTTGCAG ATGGCCAGGTGCATCacttataatgataaaagGCTACAAACACCTGCAGGAATGCGCGTACATTGGCGACGACTCGTCTGAAGAACTTGACGAACTACTCGAAGCACACCAACTTGGACTCATGAATAACGCCACGCTCTGGGAAAAGATAATGCAGCTGAAAAAAGAAGATGGAAAAGCTAATGATCCTG AAGCAATGAAGCGTCACAAGGCTGGTGTAAGTTTTCACGATCCCTCCCACATCAGTAACGTTACATCATCTGCAGGCGTCCCAGACATCGATGTTACTGACCACGATCCTAAA GAATTACAAGCAATACTGGAGCACCTACATGCACTACGTCAGGCAGCAAAAAACGAAGCCCTAAAACACTATCATCCACCATCACACCTTATGTCTCTTCCTAGTTTACATCGTCACAGAGACACCAATGTAGATAAGGATGAAAGACAATGGATCTCTTTTAAAG aTATTGATGGGAACTCAAGTATCTCAGCGACAGAAAAGACTGAATTAGATAGTAGTATTATTAACAGTTCACACGTTAATAGTAATCTAAATAGCACCACAgattatagtattataataaatacaactcaaataaaaaatgatagcATAGATACCGAATCTATGAAAGTTAATAATTCTaaagaaatatcaaatgaTGAAGATAAAATGAACGATAAACAACAAGAATCCGAG aATGATGCAGAGAGTTCGAAGGAAGTGTTCCTTGAAGTTCTAAATCGTCTTCAAGCGCTCGGAGATAGGGGAAAGAGAGTTCTCGTGAGACTACACGAGAGTATGGGAGTAGAAAAGAAAGATAag gaTATCCCAGACGTGAATCGAGTAATGTCAGCGGTGAGAGGGAGTGACGAAGAACTAGAACGTCTCCGGAAGGTGCTGGTAGAAGCCATTGATGAGGAGAAGACTAGACCTCAAAGACAGG AAAAACGTCGAGTCGCTCGTGAAGATGCAAGAACTAAACGCCAGCTGATGCTGGGTCAAATAGAACTCACCCAGCAACTCAATGCAGACGATGAAGCTAGGGACTATGCTGCTGAGGAG GGTTTGTCCCCAGATGGCTACGCAGAGCATCATCAGACAGTGAACGAAACGACACCATTTGACATGTCCAATTCCGAATTTTGGTCTTCATTCTCCAGTAGTGAAGAAGCTTTATTGGAATGTGAAGGTCTGATTCTTAATCTTCCACTTACACCTCATCGTGAGTGCCACGACGGAGCTGACACGTTGGTTGCAGCTAGGGCTAATGCGCTTACTTACAG AGTCCCAGCAAACGGCTATTACTTCTTCGTCTTTAATTCAGAGAATGAAGTCCAAAAAAACTTCATCAAAGCTCGCTTCGACCTTCAGAAGACCAGATATGATGTCGCCAGGACCACGCTTAGGGAGTGCAGAAATAAGACTGATAGATGTGATCTTCCACTTGATATATTTTCCTCACAAaag GTAGTCCTTGAGCTGCCCCTTCGAAACAATGACTCTCTTTGGAACGAACAATTTGTGATAATATCGGAATGTGAACCCCGGACTTCGGTCTACATTGTGTGCGTACTTGCTGTACCTGTGCTTATTATGATATTTGCATTTCAATGA